In Chloroflexota bacterium, a single window of DNA contains:
- the rpsL gene encoding 30S ribosomal protein S12 — MPTINQLVRKGRQTKKSKSKAPALQYTLNSNKQRRMKQPKGAPQKRGVCTIVRTQTPKKPNSALRKVARVRLTNGLEVTAYIPGEGHSLQEHSVVLVRGGRVKDLPGVRYHIVRGTLDTTGVENRRQGRSKYGNKRPKEAKAAAAKK, encoded by the coding sequence GTGCCGACAATCAATCAACTGGTTCGCAAGGGCCGCCAAACCAAGAAGAGCAAAAGCAAAGCCCCGGCTTTGCAATATACGCTTAACTCGAACAAACAGCGCCGGATGAAGCAACCGAAGGGCGCGCCGCAGAAGCGCGGCGTTTGCACCATCGTCCGCACCCAGACGCCCAAGAAGCCGAACTCGGCTCTGCGCAAGGTGGCCCGCGTCCGCCTGACCAACGGCCTCGAAGTGACGGCCTACATTCCGGGCGAGGGCCATTCTTTGCAGGAGCACTCGGTGGTGCTGGTGCGCGGTGGCCGTGTCAAGGACCTGCCCGGCGTGCGCTATCACATCGTGCGCGGCACCCTCGACACCACCGGCGTGGAAAACCGCCGCCAGGGACGCTCCAAGTACGGCAACAAGCGGCCCAAGGAAGCCAAGGCCGCGGCGGCTAAGAAATAA